The genomic region CGGTGGACGACGCGCTGGTGATCGGCGACGTCGAGGTGGGCGAGCAGTCCTCCCTCTGGTTCGGCGCCGTGGTGCGCGGCGACGTGAACTACATCCGCATCGGCGCGCGCACCAACGTGCAGGACCAGACGGTGATCCACGTCACCAACGGCACCCACCCGACCGTCGTCGGGGACGACGTGACGCTGGGCCACCGCGTCACCCTGCACGGCTGCACCATCCAGAGCCGCTGCCTCGTCGGGATCGGCGCGGTGGTGATGGACGGCGCCGTGGTGAGCGAGGACTCGATGGTGGGCGCGGGCTCGCTCGTGCCCCCGAGCATGGTGGTCCCCTCGGGCACCCTCGTGCTCGGCTCGCCGGCCAGGGTGAAGCGGGAGCTCACGCGCGAGGAGATCGCCTTCTTCCGGAAGTCGGCGCAGAACTACGTGGCCTACGCGGAGCAGTACCGGAAGGAAGGCTGGTCCTCCCGATGACCGTGCTCGAGTCGCTCCGGCGCTGCCTGCTCTTCAAGGACTTCACCGACACCGGCCTGCAGATCTTCGCCGCCGTGGCCCGGGAGCGCGCGGTCCCGGCCGGCACGCCGCTCTTCGTGGAGGGGATGGTGGGAGAGTCCCTCTTCATCGTCCGCTCGGGCACGGTGCGGCTCGCCCACAAGGTGTCCGGGGCGGAGCGGCCGCTCGGGACGGCGGGCGCCGGGGACCACCTCGGCGCGCTCTCGCTCCTCGCCCCCTCGCACCGGGCCTGCTCCGCCGTGGCCGAGTCCGCCTGCGAGCTCCTCGAGCTGCAGCAGGCCGACTTCGCCCGGCTCGGGCCGCAGAAGCCCCAGGCCTGCCTCAAGCTCGCGCTCGCCATCGCCGCCGATCTGGCGCGTCGGATGGCCGACGCCCGGGAGCCGCTGCGCGAGGCGCTGGAGCGCCCGCCGCGCGGCTGACGGAAGCGGTTCATCGACTCTCCGCCCGGTTTGAGGTATCGAACAGTCCGCCGGAGGAGAGCGCCCGCGTGCTGGAGCACTTCGTCGACATGCTGCGGGGCCAGTCGCTCGAGGCGAGCGCCGGCTTCGTCTTTGGCATGCTCCTCCTGTGCGGCTTCGGCCTGCCGCTCCCCGAGGACGTGGTGCTGGTCACGGGCGGCGTCCTCGCCTGGCTCGCCTCGTCGCTCGAGGAGAGCACGCTGCGCGGGATGATCTCCGACCCGTCGCTCCTCACCATGGTGGCGGTGGGGCTGGCCGGGATCGTGGCGGGGGACTCGGTCATCTACTGGATGGGCCGCCGGCTCGGCTCGCGGGTCGCCGAGATCCCCGGGCTGCGCCGGCTCGTGACGCCGGAGAAGCTCGAGCAGGTGGAGAAGCTGATGCGCCGCCGCGGCAAGGTGGTGGTGGTCATCGCCCGCTACCTGCCCGGGCTGCGCGCCCCCACCTACTTCACGGTGGGGCACTCGCGCGTCCCCTACCTCCAGTTCGTCTTCTTCGACGCGGTGGCCGCGCTGGTCTCGGCGCCGCTGTTCGTCGGCCTCGGGTTCTACTTCGGCGACGACATCGAGCTCGCCGCCCGCGCGGCGAGCCGCTTCAGCCACTACATCCTCATCGCGGTGGCGCTGGTGCTGGCCGTCGCCGCGTTCCGCTGGATGCGCCGGCGCGCCGCCCGGGCCGAGACCGCCGGCCCCGCCGAGCCGCCCATGGGCGGCCGCTAGATCTCCTCAGGACGGCCCCTCCCCAGCCCTCCCCGCCCGGCGGGGAGGGAGTGCAGCTCTCCCTCTCCCGCGTCAGCGGGGGAGGCTCGGGGAGGGAGTGCAGCTCTCCCTCTCCCGCGTCAGCGGGGGAGGGTCGGGGAGGGGGGCGGCGCAGCGCGGACCTGGGCGGTCTCACGCCGCCCGGCGGCCGAAGAGCCGGCGCAGCAGGCCCAGGAACCCGCCCCGCCGGGTCGCGGGCGCGGCGACCGGAGCCGCCTCGGGGCCGCGGGCCGGGAGCGGCAGGGCCACGGTGACGGGGACGTCCACCGGCGCGCTCGCGGCCGGCTCGGCGGGGCCGTTGGCGGCCGCGGCCGGCATCGACGGGCTCTCCGCCGCCGGCCCCTTCACCCCCAGCCGCTTGCGCGCCGCGAGCACGCCGTCGCGCATCGAGAAGCTGGTCTTCACGGTGCGGCCGGTGTGGATCTCGCGGGCGGTGACGTCGAGCAGGCACTCCGCGCCGAGCTCGAAGGTGATGCCCACCTTCACCATCCCGCGCGGCCCCTTCGGCAGGCCGGAGAGGGTGAGGGTCCCGAGGTACTCGCAGGCGTCCACCGTGGCGCCCTCGCCCTGCAGCACCACCAGCTCGAACTGGTCCTGGCCGTCGCGGGTGGTCGAGAGGCTGTACTGCTTGCGGACCGGCAGCGAGGTGTTCCGCTCGATGATGGTCTTGACGCGCCCGCCGGGCAGCCCGATCCCGATGCTCATCGGGACCACGTCCACCAGCACCGGCCCGTCCGCCGTGCCCCACGAGTCGGCGAGGAGCGCCGCGCCGAGCGCCACCGCCTCGTCGGGGTGGACGGCGCGGGAGGGCGCGCGGCCGAAGAAGGCCTCCACCTTCCGGTGCACGAGCGGCATCCGCGACTGGCCGCCGACGAGGAGCACCTCGTGCACGTCCGAGACCTGGAGCGAGCGGGCGGCGAGCACCTCGCGGCAGACCTCGATGGTCCGGTCCACGAGCGGCTCGACCAGCGCCTGGATCTCGGCGCGCGAGAGCGCGAGCTTGAGCCCCACCGGCTGGCCGTCCACGAGGGCCAGGTAGGGCAGGTCGATCTGGAAGTCCTGCCGCTCCGAGAGCGCGCACTTGGCCCGCTCCGCCGCGTCCACCATGCGCGAGAGCGCCACCCGGTCGCCGTCGAACTTGCGCCCGACCTGCTCGTGGTAGGCGGTGAGGAGCCGGTCGAGGATCCGGTGGTCGAAGTCCACGCCGCCCAGGAACGGGTCGCCGCCGGTGGAGACCACCTCGTACACGTTGTCGGAGAGCTCGAGGAGCGAGGCGTCGAAGGTGCCGCCGCCGAGGTCGTACACCAGCACGCGCTGGCGGAGCTGCTTGCCGTGGGCGTAGGCCAGGGCGGCCGCCGTCGGCTCGTTCAGGATCCGCTCCACCTTGAGCCCGGCGAGCGCGCCGGCGGCGCGGACCGCCGCGCGCTGCCGCTCGTTGTAGTAGGCGGGGACGGTGACGACCGCGCGGTTGACCTCGGCGCCGAGGTGGTTCTGGGCGACCTCCCGGACCTCCTTCAGGATGAGGGCCGAGACCTGCTCGAGCGAGAGCGTGGTGGCGCCGAGGCGGACGGCGGCGAGCCCCTCCGCGCCCGGCACGATGTCGTAGGCGAACTTCTCCCGGAGCTGCTGCACCTGCGGCGAGTCCCAGGGGCGCCCGACGAGCCGCTTCGCGCCCTGCACGGTGTGGCGCGGGTTGGTGAGGAGCTGCGCCTTCGCGAGGTGGCCCACCACGATCCGGTTGCGGGCGTTGAGCGCCACCACCGACGGGACCGTGTTGTGCCCCTCGCGAGACGGGACCACGAACGGCTTGCGATCGACCACCAGCGCGGCGCAGGAGTTGGTCGTGCCGAGGTCGATGCCGATGATCGCCTTGGACGGGCGGGCCGGCGCGGCCGGCGCCTCGGGGAGGCCGACCTCCACCGGCGCGGCGCCGCGCTGCTCGAGCTTGCCGGGGACGTGGGGGGCGGAGAGGTCGGCCTGGGCCGGCGCGGGCGGCGGCTTCGGGGGCGGCGGCGACTCGAGGGCGGGGGGCGCCTTCGGTGGCGGCGCGGCGGCGGGCGGAGCCTTCGGCGCGGGCGGCGGCTCCGCGGGGCGGCTGGCGGCCGGGGCCGGGGCGGCCCGGGCCGGGGCGGCCGGCGCTGCGGCGGTCGCGGCGGGGGCGGACGCCGGTGCGGCGGGGCGCGCGGGCGGGGCAGGGGGCTCGCCGAGGCTCGCCCAGAGCCCGCGCTTCTCGCGGACGCGCACCATCCGCTCCACGAGCTGCTGCGACTCCTCGTCGAGGGCGAGGAACTCGATCCCCATGCCCGGGTTGCGGGCCGCGCCGCCGGCCTCGGCGACCCAGCGCACGGTCCCCCGGCCGCGGACCACCTTCTCGCCCGAGCGCAGGCGGAGCTCGAAGGCGATCACCGTCGCGACGGGCCAGGTGTCGCGGGTCCGCACGAACATCCCGCCCCGCGAGATGTTCACCGCGTAGCGATCCACGAACTCGTCGGTGCTCTCGTAGGCGAGCCGGACCACCAGTCCGATCGGAACCCGATCGCCCCCACGCTTGTCGTCGGCGGACACCTGGGCATTATCGAAGGAAGGGCGGCGGAATCGCAAGAGAACGGCCGCGGGCGCGGGGCCATGCGGCCCGGCGGGCGCGCCCGCCGCGCTCCTTGACGCCTCCGCACACGGTTGGATATACGTCCGCATGCTCAATCGCGACGATCTTCGAGAAGCTCTCACCTTCGACGACGTCCTGCTGGTCCCGGGAGAGAGCGACGTCCTCCCGAAGTCCGTAGAGACCGGCTCGCGCCTGACCCGCCACATCCACCTCAACATCCCGCTCGTCTCGGCCGCGATGGACACGGTCACCGAGGCGCAGATGGCCATCGCCATGGCGTCGGTGGGCGGCATGGGCTTCATCCACAAGAACCTCACCGTCGAGCAGCAGGCGGCCGAGGTCCTCAAGGTGAAGAAGTACGAGTCGGCGGTGGTGGGCGACCCCATCACCATCGAGCCCGAGGCCCGCCTCGCCCAGGCCGTCGCGCTCATGCGCGAGAACGGCATCAGCGGCATCCCGGTGACGCGGAAGGGGCGGCTGGTGGGCATCCTCACCAACCGCGACCTGCGCTTCGAGAAGAACCTCGAGCAGCGGGTCGAGGAGGTGATGACCACGGACCTCGTCACCGCGCGCGAGGGCGTCCAGATCGAGGAGGCGAAGGACCTCCTCCACCGCCACCGCATCGAGAAGCTCCTGGTGGTGAACGAGGCCTTCGAGCTCAAGGGCCTCATCACCATCAAGGACATCGAGAAGATCCAGAAGCACCCGAACGCCGCCAAGGACAAGCTCGGCCGCCTGCTCTGCGGCGCCGCGGTGGGCGTGGGGCCCGACCGCGAGGCCCGCATCGCCGCGCTCCTCAAGGCCGGCGCCGACGTCATCGCCATCGACACCGCCCACGGCCACTCGAAGGGCGTCATCGACGCGGTCCGCGCCACCAGGGCCAACTTCAAGGGCGTCGAGCTGGTCGCCGGCAACGTGGCCACCGCCGAGGCCTGCGAGGCGCTCTGCCAGGCCGGCGTGGACGCCGTGAAGGTCGGCATCGGCCCCGGCTCGATCTGCACCACCCGCGTGGTGGCCGGGGTGGGCGTGCCCCAGGTGACCGCGGTGGACGACTGCTCCCGCGCCGCCGAGAAGCACGGGATCCCCGTCATCTCCGACGGCGGCATCAAGTACTCGGGCGACATGGTGAAGGCGCTCGCCGCCGGCGCGTCCTGCGTGATGATCGGCTCGCTCTTCGCCGGCACCGAGGAGGCGCCGGGCGAGGTGATCCTGTACCAGGGGCGCAGCTACAAGAGCTACCGCGGCATGGGCTCCATCGGCGCCATGAAGGAGGGGTCGAAGGACCGCTACTTCCAGGCCGACGTCTCCGAGGCCGAGAAGCTCGTGCCCGAGGGCATCGAGGGGCGCGTGCCGTACAAGGGCCCGGTGGCGATGAACGTCTACCAGCTCGTCGGCGGCCTCCGCAGCGGCATGGGCTACCTCGGCTGCAAGAACATCCCCGAGCTCCGCCAGAAGCCGCGCTTCATCCGCATCTCCAGCGCCGGGCTGCGCGAGAGCCACGTGCACGACGTGATCATCACCCAGGAAGCCCCGAACTACCGGGTCGACTAGGAGTCAAGTTGGACATCCACGGCGAGAAGATCCTCATCCTCGACTTCGGGTCGCAGTACACCCAGCTCATCGCGCGCCGGCTGCGCGAGCTCGGCGTCTACTGCGAGATCCACCCGTGCACCGCGAGCGCCGACGCCATCCGGGCCTTCAAGCCGCGCGGCGTGGTGCTCTCCGGCGGCCCGGCGTCGGTGCTGGCCGCGGACAGCCCGCGGGCCGACAAGGTGGTCTTCGAGCTCGGCGTCCCCGTGCTCGGCGTCTGCTACGGCCTGCAGCTCATGGCCCACGAGCTCGGCGGCAAGGTCGGGAACGCGGCCCACCGCGAGTTCGGCCCCGCCACCATCGACGCCTCCTCGGCCTGTGAGCTCTTCCAGGGCCTGCCGCCCCGGCTCGACGTCTGGATGAGCCACGGCGACCGCGTCGAGGCGCTGCCGCCGGGGTTCGAGCCGGTCGCCTCCACCCCGAGCGCGCCGTACGCCGCGGTCGAGGACCGGCGGCGCCGCTTCTTCGGCGTGCAGTTCCACCCCGAGGTGGTGCACACGCCGCGCGGCGCGGAGCTCCTCAAGAACTTCGCCTACGCGGTCTGCGGCTGCAGCGGCCAGTGGTCGATGCGGGCCTACGTGGACGTCGCGGTGGAGCAGATCCGGGCCCAGGTCGGCCCGGACGGCCACGCGCTCTGCGCGCTCTCCGGCGGCGTGGACTCGGCCGTGGCCGCGCTCCTCGTGCACCGCGCCATCGGCGACCGGCTCCGCTGCGTCTTCGTGGACAACGGCGTGCTGCGGGAGGGGGAGCGGGCGCAGGTGGAGGAGGTCTTCGGGCGGATGTTCCACCTCCCGCTCGTGACCGCCGACGCCTCGAAGCGGTTCCTGTCGAAGCTCGCCGGGGTGACCGATCCCGAGCAGAAGCGGAAGATCATCGGCCGCGAGTTCATCGCGGTCTTCGAGGAGCAGGTGGAGGAGTTCGCCCGCCACGGCGAGCGGGCCGACTTCCTCGTCCAGGGCACGCTCTACCCCGACGTCATCGAGTCGGTCTCCTTCAAGGGCCCCTCGGCCACGATCAAGAGCCACCACAACGTGGGCGGGCTCCCCGAGGTGATGAAGCTCGGCCTCGTCGAGCCCCTGCGCGAGCTCTTCAAGGACGAGGTGCGGCGGCTCGGGCTCGAGCTCGGCCTCCCCAAGGAGATCGTGCAGCGGCAGCCGTTCCCCGGCCCGGGGCTCGCCATCCGCGTCCTCGGCGAGGTCACCGAGGAGCGGCTCTCGATCCTGCGCAAGGCCGACACCATCGTGCAGCAGGAGATCCGCGCCGCCGGGCTGTACGAGCAGCTCTGGCAGGCCTTCGCGGTGCTCCTCCCGGTCCGCAGCGTCGGCGTGATGGGCGACGAGCGCACCTACGAGAACACCTGCGCCGTCCGCGCCATCGAGTCCACCGACGGCATGACCGGCGACTGGGCGCGGCTGCCGTACGACCTGCTGGCGCGCGTCTCGTCGCGGATCATCAACGAGGTCCGCGGCATCAACCGGGTGGTCTACGACGTCTCGTCGAAGCCCCCGGCCACCATCGAGTGGGAGTAGGCGGCTCCCCGGGGGGCGCCCTGGGCGGGCGCCAGCCCCCGGGGCGGTAGCCTGCCGCGCCGCAGGGCGGGGCCTATCCTCTCGGCCGGAGGCCTGAGAGATGCCCCGCCGTGCCCTCGTGCTGCCCCTGCTGGCGCTCCTGGCCGCCTGCCAGAGCTACAACTTCAACCCGGTCGGGCAGTGCATCATCCAGCCGGCCTCGCGGAAGGTGACGCTCGGCGGCTTCGACACCGCCGACATCCTCTTCGTGGTGGACGACTCGGGCTCGATGCTCGGCGAGCAGCAGATGCTCGCCAAGAACTTCGACGAGTTCGTCGGGCAGCTCGCCCAGCTCAACAAGGACCGGGTGGCGCGCGGCCTCACCGCGCTCGACTTCCACCTCGCGGTCACCACCTCGTCCATCTTCGAGAACGACTACGTGGCCAACTGCGCCGCCGACGGCAGCGGCGCGCTCGCCTGCAGCTACGTCTCCATCGTGAGCGGGAAGCCGGCGAGCTACGCCTGCGCCACCGCCGGCCAGGCCTGCGGCGAGCTCGTGACCCAGTACTACGGCTTCTCGACCGCCAACCGGGGCTGCGTGCCGGGCGACGCGGCGGAGGGGAGCCCGTACCCGGCCGGCGACTTCGTGGCCAAGCCGGGCAACCCGCGGGTGATCCACTTCACCAAGGACCTCGACTGGTCGAGCTACGGGACCGCGACGCAGGACGCGCGCATCACCCAGGCCGTGGGCCAGTTCAAGGCGAACGTGCAGGTGGGCACCTGCGGCTCGGGGCAGGAGCAGCACCTCGAGGCCGGCCGGCTCGCGCTGGAGAAGGCGCTGCGGCAGAACGGCCTCGCGCAGCCGGCCGACGTCCAGCAGAGCGAGTTCCCGCACGCCGGCGCGCGGCTGGTGGTGGTCTGGATGGGCGACGAGGACGACTGCTCGAACCCGAAGGACCCGCTCAACGGGATCGTGATGACCAACATGACCCCCGGCGCCGACGCCTGCATGGCCGACGAGGGGCTCCCGCTCGCGCAGCGGAAGGCCTTCCCGGTGCAGGCGTACGTGGACTACTTCACCGGCCTCGGCCGGCCGTTCGGCGCCGGCTTCATCACCTCCTCGACCTGCTCGGCCAGCACCGGCACCAACGTCTGCACCGCGAGCACCTGCACCTGCCCGGCCGGCAGCGACCCGCAGTGCAGCGGGAAGAGCACCGGCACGCGCTTCCAGGACCTCGCGACGGCGCTCCGGCAGCAGGGCGTGCCGGTGGTGCAGGACTCGGTCTGCGACGCCGACTTCGCCTCGACGCTGCGGAGCATCGCGGACCTGGTGAAGCCGCTCAACCAGCTGCAGCTCCCGACGCAGCCGGCGGCGGGCGAGGTGACGCTGCTCCGGATCGTGAGGGCCGACGGGAGCACCCGGAAGATCTGCGCGGGGCCGGGCCCGACGGCCGACTGGTGGTTCACGAGCTGCAACGACCCGCTGGCGCAGCCGGTCGCCGGGACCACGAGCTGCATCGCCATCAACCACCAGGGCGGCGGCTGCGAGGCGAACCCGGGGGAGAGCTACCTGGCCGAGTACCTCGGGATCGTCCCCGCCGGGGGCTGCGCCAGCACCCAGGAGTGCGTCAGCGCCCTCGGCGGGCAGGCCCAGCAGTGGACCTGCGAGATCCCGACGGGGGCGGCGCGGGGCACCTGCCTCTGCAGCGCGGGAAACTGAGCCGGCGCACGCGATCGAGGGCTTGCCTGGAAAGCAGGCACGCAGCAGGATCGCCCGATGCGCACCCACCCGTTGCTGCTCGCCCTGGCCCTCGCCGTCGCCCCTCCGGCCCGGGGAGCGGAGGCCGCCATGCAGAGCCCCGAGCTGGAACAGCTGCTCTCGAAGGCCGACGCCGCCTACCAGGTCCGCGACGAGCCCGGCAAGCTCGACGAGGTCCGCGCCGCCCTGGAGCACGCGGCGAAGCTCGCGCCCGGCGACTACGCCGTGCTCTGGCGCCAGGCCCGGCTCTACTTCTGGCTCTCCGACGATCCGAAGCTGCCGAACGAGCAGAAGAGCGAGCTCGGCAAGCGCGCCTGGGAGCTGGGCGATCGGGCGAGCGCCGTGAACCCCAAGGGCGTGGAGGGCTGGTTCTTCGCCGCCGGAGGCATCGGCAACTACTCGCTCGGCATCGGCATCGTGAAGGCGCTCACGCAGGGCGTCGAGGGCAAGTTCAAGGAGCGGCTCGGGGCGGCGGAGAAGCTCGATCCCGGCTTCATGCACGGCGCCATCGAGAACGCCTGGGGGCGCTTCTATTTCAAGCTGCCCTGGCCCAAGCACGACGCCGCCCAGTCGGAGCGCCACCTTCGGAAAGCGCTGAAGCTGAACCCCCATAACGTGCGGGCTCGCGTCTATCTGGCGGAGCTATACGAGGACGAGAACCATCCGAAGGAAGCGCGGCAGCTCCTGGAGCAGGCGGTGGCGGAGAGGCCGGGGAGCTACGACGCCCCGGAGGAGCGGCGCTCGCAGGAGCTGGCGCGCGCCGCGATCTCCCGGATGAAGTGAGGGGGCGGTTGTCCATGATCGCGCGAGACGAGCTGATGACCGGCATCACGCGGCCGAAGAACCTGGTGTCGCTGTTCGAGGCGCAGGCCGCCCGCAAGGGCGACGCGGCGGCCTGCCGCTTCAAGCGCGACGGCGAGTGGCGCGACCTCTCCTGGCGCGAGATGGCGCGCCGCGCCCGCGACGTGGCGGACGGCCTGGCCGCGCTCGGCGTCCGCCCTGGCGACCGGGTGGCGCTCCTCGGCGAGACCCGGGCCGAGTGGATCCTGGCCGACCTCGGCACGATGGGCGCCGGCGCCATCGCGGTGCCGATCTACCAGTCGAACCGGCCGCACGAGTGCCAGTACATCCTCGAGAACTCCGGCGCGCGCTTCATCTTCTGCGACGGCGAGGCGCAGGCGCAGAAGATCCGGGAGATCCGCGACCGGCTGCCGGGCCTGGAGGGCGTGGTCGTCTTCGAGGGGCAGCCGTCCGGCGGCGCGGAGCACCTGCTCGCCGACGTCGAGCGGGCCGGGGCGGAGTGGCGGCGCGCCAACGCCGGCGCGCACGAGGCCCGGCTGGCGCGGATCGGCCTCGAGGATCCGGCCTGCTTCATCTACACCTCCGGCACCACCGGCAACCCCAAGGGCGTCGTCCTCACCCACGGCAACTGGGTCTACGAGGCCGAGGCGGTGGCGCAGATCGGGCTCCTCAACGGCCAGGACGTGGTGCTGCTGTTCCTGCCGATGGCCCACTCCTTCGCCAAGGTGATCGAGGCGGTCTGGTTCTCGGAGGGGTTCACCGTCGCCTTCACCGAGTCGATCGAGCGGCTCATGGACAACGCCCACGAGGCGCGGCCCACGGTGATGCCGGCCGTGCCGCGCATCTTCGAGAAGGCGTTCGACACGGTGGTGGCGAAGGGGCTCGCCACCCCTGGGATCAAGGGCCGCCTCTTCCGGCTCGCCCTCGAGAGCTACGAGAAGTACGCCGCCGCGCGGGAGCGCGGCCAGGAGGAGAGCTCCCTCGGCCTCACGGTGGCGCGGCGGCTCGTCTTCCCGAAGCTCCGGGCGCAGCTCGCCGAGCGCTTCGGCGGGCGGATGCGGCTCTTCGTGTCGGGCGGCGCGCCGCTCTCCCCCAAGATCAACCTCTTCTTCGAGCTGTGCGGGCTCACCATCCTCGAGGGCTACGGCCTCACCGAGACCAGCGCGGGCACCTGCGTCAACCGCCCCGGCCGGAACCGGATCGGCACCGTCGGCCCGCCCATCCCAGGGACCGAGGTGCGCATCGCCGACGACGGCGAGATCCTGTTCCGCGGCGGCGGCGTGATGAAGGAGTACTTCCAGAACCCGGCGGCGACCGCCGAGGCGATCCGCGACGGCTGGTTCTACACCGGCGACATCGGCCAGCTCGACCCCGACGGCTGCCTGCGGATCACCGACCGGAAGAAGGACATCATCGTCACCGCCGGCGGGAAGAACGTCGCGCCGCAGAACCTCGAGAACGACCTCAAGACCGACCCGCTCATCTCGCAGGTGATGGTCCACGGCGACCGCCGCAAGTTCCTCTCGGCGCTCGTGACGCTCAACGAGGAGAACGTCCGCAGGTGGGCGGCCGAGAACGGCGTCGGCATCGGTCCGGCAGGGCTCTCGCAGGATCCCCGGGTGCGGGCGCGCATCCAGCAGGCGGTGGACGCGCTCAACGCCAAGCAGGCGAGCTACTCCACGGTGAAGAAGTTCGCCATCCTGCCGAAGGACTTCACGCAGGAGTCGGGCGAGCTCACGCCCACCCTCAAGGTGAAGCGGAAGTTCTGCACCGAGAAGTACCGGCAGATCCTCGACAGCTTCTACGTCGAGTGACCCCGGCCCGAGGTCGCGATGGGAGACGCCCTCCACCTGCGCGTGCTGCTCGTCGAGGACGACGAGGACAACCGCGAGCTCATGGCCGAGGTGCTCGAGTCGGCCGGCTGCGCGGTGACCACCGCCGCCACCGGCGCGGCCGGGCTCGAGGCGCTGCGCGCCGGGCCGGTGGACGTGGTGGTCACCGACA from Anaeromyxobacter paludicola harbors:
- the guaA gene encoding glutamine-hydrolyzing GMP synthase → MDIHGEKILILDFGSQYTQLIARRLRELGVYCEIHPCTASADAIRAFKPRGVVLSGGPASVLAADSPRADKVVFELGVPVLGVCYGLQLMAHELGGKVGNAAHREFGPATIDASSACELFQGLPPRLDVWMSHGDRVEALPPGFEPVASTPSAPYAAVEDRRRRFFGVQFHPEVVHTPRGAELLKNFAYAVCGCSGQWSMRAYVDVAVEQIRAQVGPDGHALCALSGGVDSAVAALLVHRAIGDRLRCVFVDNGVLREGERAQVEEVFGRMFHLPLVTADASKRFLSKLAGVTDPEQKRKIIGREFIAVFEEQVEEFARHGERADFLVQGTLYPDVIESVSFKGPSATIKSHHNVGGLPEVMKLGLVEPLRELFKDEVRRLGLELGLPKEIVQRQPFPGPGLAIRVLGEVTEERLSILRKADTIVQQEIRAAGLYEQLWQAFAVLLPVRSVGVMGDERTYENTCAVRAIESTDGMTGDWARLPYDLLARVSSRIINEVRGINRVVYDVSSKPPATIEWE
- a CDS encoding tetratricopeptide repeat protein translates to MRTHPLLLALALAVAPPARGAEAAMQSPELEQLLSKADAAYQVRDEPGKLDEVRAALEHAAKLAPGDYAVLWRQARLYFWLSDDPKLPNEQKSELGKRAWELGDRASAVNPKGVEGWFFAAGGIGNYSLGIGIVKALTQGVEGKFKERLGAAEKLDPGFMHGAIENAWGRFYFKLPWPKHDAAQSERHLRKALKLNPHNVRARVYLAELYEDENHPKEARQLLEQAVAERPGSYDAPEERRSQELARAAISRMK
- a CDS encoding TIGR02266 family protein, whose amino-acid sequence is MSADDKRGGDRVPIGLVVRLAYESTDEFVDRYAVNISRGGMFVRTRDTWPVATVIAFELRLRSGEKVVRGRGTVRWVAEAGGAARNPGMGIEFLALDEESQQLVERMVRVREKRGLWASLGEPPAPPARPAAPASAPAATAAAPAAPARAAPAPAASRPAEPPPAPKAPPAAAPPPKAPPALESPPPPKPPPAPAQADLSAPHVPGKLEQRGAAPVEVGLPEAPAAPARPSKAIIGIDLGTTNSCAALVVDRKPFVVPSREGHNTVPSVVALNARNRIVVGHLAKAQLLTNPRHTVQGAKRLVGRPWDSPQVQQLREKFAYDIVPGAEGLAAVRLGATTLSLEQVSALILKEVREVAQNHLGAEVNRAVVTVPAYYNERQRAAVRAAGALAGLKVERILNEPTAAALAYAHGKQLRQRVLVYDLGGGTFDASLLELSDNVYEVVSTGGDPFLGGVDFDHRILDRLLTAYHEQVGRKFDGDRVALSRMVDAAERAKCALSERQDFQIDLPYLALVDGQPVGLKLALSRAEIQALVEPLVDRTIEVCREVLAARSLQVSDVHEVLLVGGQSRMPLVHRKVEAFFGRAPSRAVHPDEAVALGAALLADSWGTADGPVLVDVVPMSIGIGLPGGRVKTIIERNTSLPVRKQYSLSTTRDGQDQFELVVLQGEGATVDACEYLGTLTLSGLPKGPRGMVKVGITFELGAECLLDVTAREIHTGRTVKTSFSMRDGVLAARKRLGVKGPAAESPSMPAAAANGPAEPAASAPVDVPVTVALPLPARGPEAAPVAAPATRRGGFLGLLRRLFGRRAA
- a CDS encoding DedA family protein, which codes for MLEHFVDMLRGQSLEASAGFVFGMLLLCGFGLPLPEDVVLVTGGVLAWLASSLEESTLRGMISDPSLLTMVAVGLAGIVAGDSVIYWMGRRLGSRVAEIPGLRRLVTPEKLEQVEKLMRRRGKVVVVIARYLPGLRAPTYFTVGHSRVPYLQFVFFDAVAALVSAPLFVGLGFYFGDDIELAARAASRFSHYILIAVALVLAVAAFRWMRRRAARAETAGPAEPPMGGR
- a CDS encoding cyclic nucleotide-binding domain-containing protein, whose amino-acid sequence is MTVLESLRRCLLFKDFTDTGLQIFAAVARERAVPAGTPLFVEGMVGESLFIVRSGTVRLAHKVSGAERPLGTAGAGDHLGALSLLAPSHRACSAVAESACELLELQQADFARLGPQKPQACLKLALAIAADLARRMADAREPLREALERPPRG
- a CDS encoding AMP-dependent synthetase/ligase, whose product is MIARDELMTGITRPKNLVSLFEAQAARKGDAAACRFKRDGEWRDLSWREMARRARDVADGLAALGVRPGDRVALLGETRAEWILADLGTMGAGAIAVPIYQSNRPHECQYILENSGARFIFCDGEAQAQKIREIRDRLPGLEGVVVFEGQPSGGAEHLLADVERAGAEWRRANAGAHEARLARIGLEDPACFIYTSGTTGNPKGVVLTHGNWVYEAEAVAQIGLLNGQDVVLLFLPMAHSFAKVIEAVWFSEGFTVAFTESIERLMDNAHEARPTVMPAVPRIFEKAFDTVVAKGLATPGIKGRLFRLALESYEKYAAARERGQEESSLGLTVARRLVFPKLRAQLAERFGGRMRLFVSGGAPLSPKINLFFELCGLTILEGYGLTETSAGTCVNRPGRNRIGTVGPPIPGTEVRIADDGEILFRGGGVMKEYFQNPAATAEAIRDGWFYTGDIGQLDPDGCLRITDRKKDIIVTAGGKNVAPQNLENDLKTDPLISQVMVHGDRRKFLSALVTLNEENVRRWAAENGVGIGPAGLSQDPRVRARIQQAVDALNAKQASYSTVKKFAILPKDFTQESGELTPTLKVKRKFCTEKYRQILDSFYVE
- the guaB gene encoding IMP dehydrogenase produces the protein MLNRDDLREALTFDDVLLVPGESDVLPKSVETGSRLTRHIHLNIPLVSAAMDTVTEAQMAIAMASVGGMGFIHKNLTVEQQAAEVLKVKKYESAVVGDPITIEPEARLAQAVALMRENGISGIPVTRKGRLVGILTNRDLRFEKNLEQRVEEVMTTDLVTAREGVQIEEAKDLLHRHRIEKLLVVNEAFELKGLITIKDIEKIQKHPNAAKDKLGRLLCGAAVGVGPDREARIAALLKAGADVIAIDTAHGHSKGVIDAVRATRANFKGVELVAGNVATAEACEALCQAGVDAVKVGIGPGSICTTRVVAGVGVPQVTAVDDCSRAAEKHGIPVISDGGIKYSGDMVKALAAGASCVMIGSLFAGTEEAPGEVILYQGRSYKSYRGMGSIGAMKEGSKDRYFQADVSEAEKLVPEGIEGRVPYKGPVAMNVYQLVGGLRSGMGYLGCKNIPELRQKPRFIRISSAGLRESHVHDVIITQEAPNYRVD
- a CDS encoding gamma carbonic anhydrase family protein, which gives rise to MARIHPFKGISPRLHPSVFAVDDALVIGDVEVGEQSSLWFGAVVRGDVNYIRIGARTNVQDQTVIHVTNGTHPTVVGDDVTLGHRVTLHGCTIQSRCLVGIGAVVMDGAVVSEDSMVGAGSLVPPSMVVPSGTLVLGSPARVKRELTREEIAFFRKSAQNYVAYAEQYRKEGWSSR